DNA from Helicobacter pylori:
TAATACCCCTAAAAAATGCGAGTTTTAAAGATGCCTTTATTTGATTTAAAAAGCCCTTATCCACCAGCAGGCGATCAGCCCCAAGCCATAGAAGCTTTAACGAAAAGCTTGAAAAATAACAACCATTATCAAACTCTAGTGGGGGTTACAGGGAGCGGTAAGACTTACACGATGGCTAATACCATCGCTCAAACCAATAAACCCACTTTGATCATGAGCCATAATAAGACCTTATGCGCGCAGCTTTATAGCGAGTTTAAGGCGTTTTTCCCACACAATAGGGTGGAGTATTTTATCTCCCACTTTGATTACTACCAGCCTGAGAGCTATATCCCTAGGAGGGATTTATTCATTGAAAAAGACAGCTCTATTAACGATGACTTGGAGCGTTTGAGATTGAGTGCGACCACTTCGCTTTTAGGTTATGATGATGTGATTGTGATAGCGAGCGTTTCGGCTAATTATGGTTTGGGTAACCCTGAAGAATATCTAAAAGTCATGGAAAAAATCAAAGTGGGCGAGAAGCGCGCTTACAAGAACTTTTTATTAAAGCTAGTGGAAATGGGTTATAGCCGTAATGAAGTGGTGTTTGATAGGGGGAGCTTTAGAGCGACTGGGGAATGCGTGGATATTTTCCCCGCTTATAATGACGCTGAATTTATTAGAATTGAATTTTTTGGCGATGAGATAGAAAGGATTGCTGTCTTTGACGCCTTAGAAAGAAATGAAATCAAGCGTTTGGATTCTGTCATGCTTTATGCGGCCAGTCAGTTTGCCGTAGGGAGTGAGAGGTTGAATTTAGCCATTAAAAGCATTGAAGATGAACTCGCTTTAAGATTGAAATTTTTTAAAGAGCAGGATAAAATGCTTGAATACAACCGCCTCAAACAACGCACCGAGCATGATTTAGAAATGATTAGCGCGACCGGTGTGTGTAAGGGCATTGAAAATTACGCGCGCCATTTTACAGGTAAAGCCCCTAACGAAACGCCTTTTTGCTTGTTTGATTATTTAGGGATATTTGAGCGGGAGTTTTTAGTCATTGTGGATGAAAGCCATGTGAGTTTGCCGCAATTTGGGGGGATGTATGCAGGAGATATGAGCAGGAAAAGCGTTTTAGTGGAATATGGTTTTAGATTGCCTAGCGCTTTAGACAACCGCCCTTTAAAGTTTGATGAATTTATCCATAAAAATTGCCAGTTCCTTTTTGTGTCCGCTACGCCCAATAAGCTAGAATTAGAGCTTTCTCAAAAGAATGTCGCTGAGCAAATCATTCGCCCTACAGGGCTTTTAGACCCCAAATTTGAAGTGCGAGACAGCGATAAGCAAGTCCAGGATTTATTTGATGAAATCAAGTCAGTGGTGGCTAGA
Protein-coding regions in this window:
- the uvrB gene encoding excinuclease ABC subunit UvrB, with the translated sequence MPLFDLKSPYPPAGDQPQAIEALTKSLKNNNHYQTLVGVTGSGKTYTMANTIAQTNKPTLIMSHNKTLCAQLYSEFKAFFPHNRVEYFISHFDYYQPESYIPRRDLFIEKDSSINDDLERLRLSATTSLLGYDDVIVIASVSANYGLGNPEEYLKVMEKIKVGEKRAYKNFLLKLVEMGYSRNEVVFDRGSFRATGECVDIFPAYNDAEFIRIEFFGDEIERIAVFDALERNEIKRLDSVMLYAASQFAVGSERLNLAIKSIEDELALRLKFFKEQDKMLEYNRLKQRTEHDLEMISATGVCKGIENYARHFTGKAPNETPFCLFDYLGIFEREFLVIVDESHVSLPQFGGMYAGDMSRKSVLVEYGFRLPSALDNRPLKFDEFIHKNCQFLFVSATPNKLELELSQKNVAEQIIRPTGLLDPKFEVRDSDKQVQDLFDEIKSVVARGERVLITTLTKKMAEELCKYYAEWGLKVRYMHSEIDAIERNHIIRSLRLKEFDVLIGINLLREGLDLPEVSLVAIMDADKEGFLRSETSLIQTMGRAARNANGKVLLYAKKITQSMQKAFEITSYRRAKQEEFNKIHNITPKTVTRALEEELKLRDDEIKIAKALKKDKMPKSEREKIIKELDKKMRECAKNLDFEEAMRLRDEITQLRTL